Proteins co-encoded in one Setaria viridis chromosome 9, Setaria_viridis_v4.0, whole genome shotgun sequence genomic window:
- the LOC117839422 gene encoding uncharacterized protein, with protein sequence MNRIPSVSLRGGADADAAAAAAPPPDPAALARWARAFCVIRFDLERGQLVEACFPPDALAAAGGGLDRLVAFSSFPDSMSHHLPRHRSSVHDSLFSFRIPDPSSPRRAFLYGFVFNRQRQDERLPRGGEQKSVVILSHAPYSSLFRLLLQILGPLCFDVGPSALAMVASYVAAWPAPAPGRPMELPIGSAALRVHLPPAADDPGPPPALLPANPSVPYGLFHDADLFAAFRGLLLHLWTLWELMVVGEPVLVVAPSPAQCSEAVAGLVSLVAPLLYSVDFRPYFTIHDPDFARLNALAEGEVFPPMVLGVTNLFFLKSLKSIPNVVAVGSPNPNSTRVLPVGGQLPGNGTNGTPGKLKLDKLSINKFSPTSLLNSIKLRREGPLSLMTEHKEALWSTYGPTTKPDTSVLNRLIDAGVSPRIEESMSVVNNEILRRHFLELTTNFLAPFGPYLRTTTPSEGSSPFVDPPLLPPFHADEFVNGLAARGPGKFLSKRMRSNWLDLYRRFLEGPNFMPWFRQRRAAAEQEQQRLWRQARMNVDTEKLMSKMSELERIDSFNAVERYLLREMENSGRGSADSAAACQKLKGDLQAAFSVLPKDMQQLLLSNPKRAVLLQGSQEKAPGPNGIVTQTSL encoded by the exons ATGAACCGGATCCCGTCCGTCTCACTGCGGGGCGGGGCGGAcgcggacgccgcggcggcggcggcgccgccccccgaccccgcggcgctggcgcggtGGGCGCGGGCCTTCTGCGTCATCCGGTTCGACCTGGAGCGCGGGCAGCTGGTGGAGGCGTGCTTCCCGCCCgacgcgctggcggcggccggcggcggcctcgaccgcctcgtcgccttctcctccttcccggACTCCATGTCCCACCAcctcccgcgccaccgctcctccgTCCACGACTCGCTCTTCTCCTTCCGCATCCCGGACCCGtcctccccgcgccgcgcctTCCTCTACGGCTTCGTCTTCAACCGCCAGCGCCAGGACGAGcgcctcccccgcggcggcgagcagaaGTCCGTCGTCATCCTCTCCCACGCCCCCTACTCGTCGCTCTTCCGCCTGCTGCTGCAGATCCTCGGCCCGCTCTGCTTCGACGTCGGCCCCAGCGCGCTGGCCATGGTGGCGTCGTACGTCGCCGCgtggcccgcgccggcgccggggaggccCATGGAGCTCCCGATCGGCAGTGCCGCGCTGCGCGTGCACCTACCGCCTGCGGCTGACGACCCTGGTCCGCCGCCCGCGCTGCTGCCCGCCAACCCCTCGGTGCCATACGGGCTCTTTCATGATGCAGACCTGTTTGCCGCGTTCCGCGGCCTACTCCTCCACTTATGGACGCTCTGGGAGCTCATGGTGGTCGGCGAGCCCGTCCTGGTTGTCGCGCCGTCTCCAGCTCAGTGCTCAGAGGCTGTGGCTGGGCTTGTTAGCCTTGTTGCTCCACTTTTGTATAGTGTGGACTTCAGGCCCTATTTCACTATCCATGATCCGGATTTTGCTCGCCTGAATGCGCTTGCAGAAGGTGAGGTCTTCCCGCCAATGGTGCTTGGAGTGACCAACCTGTTTTTCTTGAAGAGTCTTAAGAGCATTCCCAATGTTGTGGCTGTGGGAAGCCCCAATCCGAATTCAACGAGGGTGCTCCCAGTGGGTGGCCAATTGCCAGGGAATGGAACTAATGGGACACCCGGGAAGCTCAAGCTTGACAAACTTTCGATCAATAAGTTCTCTCCCACTAGCCTATTGAATTCCATCAAATTGAGAAGAGAAGGTCCTCTTTCTCTCATGACAGAGCACAAGGAAGCGTTATGGAGCACGTATGGGCCAACCACAAAGCCTGATACTTCTGTTCTAAATAGGCTCATTGACGCTGGGGTGTCACCGAGGATTGAAGAGTCCATGTCAGTAGTCAACAATGAGATATTGCGACGACATTTCTTGGAGCTGACAACAAACTTCCTTGCACCTTTTGGGCCGTATCTGAGAACTACAACACCATCAGAAGGGAGTTCGCCTTTTGTTGACCCACCATTGCTACCACCATTTCACGCGGATGAGTTTGTCAATGGTTTGGCAGCTAGAGGTCCAGGGAAATTTTTGTCCAAAAGGATGAGATCCAATTGGTTGGATCTATATAG GAGATTCCTGGAAGGCCCCAATTTCATGCCTTGGTTCCGACAAAGACGTGCTGCTGCAGAGCAAGAACAACAGAGGCTCTGGAGGCAGGCTCGCATGAATGTTGACACTGAAAAGCTAATGTCAAAGATGTCCGAATTGGAGAGGATTGATTCTTTTAATGCTGTTGAGCGGTATCTTCTTAGAGAGATGGAG AACTCCGGAAGAGGAAGTGCTGATTCAGCAGCAGCGTGCCAGAAATTGAAGGGAGACCTCCAAGCAGCTTTTAGCGTCCTGCCGAAGGACATGCAACAGCTTCTGCTCTCCAACCCTAAAAGAGCTGTTCTTCTTCAAGGTAGCCAAGAAAAGGCCCCGGGGCCCAACGGCATTGTCACCCAGACGAGTTTATAG